The Phyllostomus discolor isolate MPI-MPIP mPhyDis1 chromosome 4, mPhyDis1.pri.v3, whole genome shotgun sequence genome window below encodes:
- the RNF25 gene encoding E3 ubiquitin-protein ligase RNF25 isoform X3, with protein MATSSSAAAGEEDWVLPSEIEVLESIYLDELQVVKGNGRSSPWEIHITLHPATAEDQDSQYVCFTLVLQVPGQYPNEVPQISIRNPRGLSDEQIHKISQALSQVATAGLGTAMLYELIEKGKEILTDNNIPHGQCVICLYGFQEKEAFTKTPCYHYFHCHCLARYIQHMEHELQAQGQEEERQHAAAKQELYQPNAESLRQQEELKRLYQRQQERGGIIDLEAERNRYFISLQQPPAPLEPESAVDASRGSQPPSALATELSTSSAAQPPQSALPVASQYTCEKIPGTGPNQQRLGETQKAVLGHPRASRGPWRQPERRHLKGGEYSTPKGTSDTQEVPPPEKPPKESMDLKPEEPHHQGVEGPPPRRTGDCARWGRPKSRTPGSSYPRLRRGRGAYPPGTRREPLSLESEDGS; from the exons ATGGCGACGTCTTCGTCGGCAGCTGCAGGGGAGGAGGACTG GGTCCTTCCCTCTGAAATTGAGGTGTTAGAATCTATCTATCTGGACGAACTACAGGTGGTTAAAGGAAATGGCAG ATCTTCACCCTGGGAGATCCACATCACCCTGCACCCTGCCACGGCAGAAGACCAGGATTCGCAGTATGTCTGCTTCACTCTGGTGCTTCAGGTCCCAGGACAG TATCCCAATGAGGTGCCACAGATCTCTATCCGTAACCCCCGAGGACTCTCAGATGAACAAATCCACAA gATCTCACAGGCATTGAGCCAGGTGGCCACGGCTGGGCTGGGCACTGCCATGCTCTATGAACTCATCGAG aaagggaaggaaattctcACAGATAACAACATCCCTCATGGCCAGTGCGTCATCTGCCTCTATGGTTTCCAG GAGAAGGAAGCCTTCACCAAAACACCCTGTTACCACTACTTCCACTGCCACTGCCTGGCTCGGTACATCCAGCACATGGAGCACGAGCTGCAGGCTCAAGGACAGGAAGAGGAACGGCAGCATGCTGCAGCCAAACAG gaGCTGTACCAGCCCAATGCAGAGAGCTTGCGCCAGCAAGAAGAGCTCAAGCGGCTCTAccagaggcagcaggagagagggggcaTCATTGACCTTGAGGCTGAGCGTAACCGGTACTTTATCAGCCTCCAGCAG CCTCCTGCCCCTTTGGAACCCGAGTCAGCTGTAGATGCCTCCAGAGGATCCCAGCCACCCAGTGCCCTTGCCACAGAACTGTCCACTTCGTCAGCTGCCCAACCACCCCAGTCAGCTCTGCCTGTGGCCTCCCAGTACACGTGCGAGAAGATTCCAGGGACTGGGCCAAATCAGCAAAGGTTGGGAGAGACCCAGAAAGCTGTCCTAGGTCACCCCCGGGCCAGTCGAGGCCCCTGGAGACAGCCCGAACGGAGGCACCTAAAGGGAGGGGAGTACAGCACCCCCAAAGGTACCAGTGACACTCAGGAAGTACCACCTCCTGAGAAGCCCCCCAAGGAGTCCATGGACCTAAAGCCAGAAGAACCCCATCACCAAGGGGTTGAAGGTCCCCCACCCCGCCGGACTGGGGACTGTGCTCGCTGGGGGCGCCCCAAAAGTCGGACACCAGGTTCTTCCTACCCCCGCCTGCGCCGGGGTCGGGGAGCCTACCCTCCTGGTACTCGAAGGGAACCCTTGAGCCTGGAATCCGAGGATGGTTCCTAG
- the RNF25 gene encoding E3 ubiquitin-protein ligase RNF25 isoform X1, translating into MATSSSAAAGEEDWVLPSEIEVLESIYLDELQVVKGNGRSSPWEIHITLHPATAEDQDSQYVCFTLVLQVPGQYPNEVPQISIRNPRGLSDEQIHKISQALSQVATAGLGTAMLYELIEKGKEILTDNNIPHGQCVICLYGFQEKEAFTKTPCYHYFHCHCLARYIQHMEHELQAQGQEEERQHAAAKQKAVGVQCPVCREPLVYDLASLKAAPEPQQPMELYQPNAESLRQQEELKRLYQRQQERGGIIDLEAERNRYFISLQQPPAPLEPESAVDASRGSQPPSALATELSTSSAAQPPQSALPVASQYTCEKIPGTGPNQQRLGETQKAVLGHPRASRGPWRQPERRHLKGGEYSTPKGTSDTQEVPPPEKPPKESMDLKPEEPHHQGVEGPPPRRTGDCARWGRPKSRTPGSSYPRLRRGRGAYPPGTRREPLSLESEDGS; encoded by the exons ATGGCGACGTCTTCGTCGGCAGCTGCAGGGGAGGAGGACTG GGTCCTTCCCTCTGAAATTGAGGTGTTAGAATCTATCTATCTGGACGAACTACAGGTGGTTAAAGGAAATGGCAG ATCTTCACCCTGGGAGATCCACATCACCCTGCACCCTGCCACGGCAGAAGACCAGGATTCGCAGTATGTCTGCTTCACTCTGGTGCTTCAGGTCCCAGGACAG TATCCCAATGAGGTGCCACAGATCTCTATCCGTAACCCCCGAGGACTCTCAGATGAACAAATCCACAA gATCTCACAGGCATTGAGCCAGGTGGCCACGGCTGGGCTGGGCACTGCCATGCTCTATGAACTCATCGAG aaagggaaggaaattctcACAGATAACAACATCCCTCATGGCCAGTGCGTCATCTGCCTCTATGGTTTCCAG GAGAAGGAAGCCTTCACCAAAACACCCTGTTACCACTACTTCCACTGCCACTGCCTGGCTCGGTACATCCAGCACATGGAGCACGAGCTGCAGGCTCAAGGACAGGAAGAGGAACGGCAGCATGCTGCAGCCAAACAG aAAGCGGTCGGTGTGCAATGTCCAGTTTGCAGAGAGCCCCTCGTGTATGATCTTGCCTCACTGAAAGCAGCCCCTGAACCCCAACAGCCCATG gaGCTGTACCAGCCCAATGCAGAGAGCTTGCGCCAGCAAGAAGAGCTCAAGCGGCTCTAccagaggcagcaggagagagggggcaTCATTGACCTTGAGGCTGAGCGTAACCGGTACTTTATCAGCCTCCAGCAG CCTCCTGCCCCTTTGGAACCCGAGTCAGCTGTAGATGCCTCCAGAGGATCCCAGCCACCCAGTGCCCTTGCCACAGAACTGTCCACTTCGTCAGCTGCCCAACCACCCCAGTCAGCTCTGCCTGTGGCCTCCCAGTACACGTGCGAGAAGATTCCAGGGACTGGGCCAAATCAGCAAAGGTTGGGAGAGACCCAGAAAGCTGTCCTAGGTCACCCCCGGGCCAGTCGAGGCCCCTGGAGACAGCCCGAACGGAGGCACCTAAAGGGAGGGGAGTACAGCACCCCCAAAGGTACCAGTGACACTCAGGAAGTACCACCTCCTGAGAAGCCCCCCAAGGAGTCCATGGACCTAAAGCCAGAAGAACCCCATCACCAAGGGGTTGAAGGTCCCCCACCCCGCCGGACTGGGGACTGTGCTCGCTGGGGGCGCCCCAAAAGTCGGACACCAGGTTCTTCCTACCCCCGCCTGCGCCGGGGTCGGGGAGCCTACCCTCCTGGTACTCGAAGGGAACCCTTGAGCCTGGAATCCGAGGATGGTTCCTAG
- the RNF25 gene encoding E3 ubiquitin-protein ligase RNF25 isoform X2: MAARPSHIPVSTSFARRSSPWEIHITLHPATAEDQDSQYVCFTLVLQVPGQYPNEVPQISIRNPRGLSDEQIHKISQALSQVATAGLGTAMLYELIEKGKEILTDNNIPHGQCVICLYGFQEKEAFTKTPCYHYFHCHCLARYIQHMEHELQAQGQEEERQHAAAKQKAVGVQCPVCREPLVYDLASLKAAPEPQQPMELYQPNAESLRQQEELKRLYQRQQERGGIIDLEAERNRYFISLQQPPAPLEPESAVDASRGSQPPSALATELSTSSAAQPPQSALPVASQYTCEKIPGTGPNQQRLGETQKAVLGHPRASRGPWRQPERRHLKGGEYSTPKGTSDTQEVPPPEKPPKESMDLKPEEPHHQGVEGPPPRRTGDCARWGRPKSRTPGSSYPRLRRGRGAYPPGTRREPLSLESEDGS, translated from the exons ATGGCAG CCCGGCCCAGTCACATCCCAGTCTCTACCTCATTCGCCCGCAGATCTTCACCCTGGGAGATCCACATCACCCTGCACCCTGCCACGGCAGAAGACCAGGATTCGCAGTATGTCTGCTTCACTCTGGTGCTTCAGGTCCCAGGACAG TATCCCAATGAGGTGCCACAGATCTCTATCCGTAACCCCCGAGGACTCTCAGATGAACAAATCCACAA gATCTCACAGGCATTGAGCCAGGTGGCCACGGCTGGGCTGGGCACTGCCATGCTCTATGAACTCATCGAG aaagggaaggaaattctcACAGATAACAACATCCCTCATGGCCAGTGCGTCATCTGCCTCTATGGTTTCCAG GAGAAGGAAGCCTTCACCAAAACACCCTGTTACCACTACTTCCACTGCCACTGCCTGGCTCGGTACATCCAGCACATGGAGCACGAGCTGCAGGCTCAAGGACAGGAAGAGGAACGGCAGCATGCTGCAGCCAAACAG aAAGCGGTCGGTGTGCAATGTCCAGTTTGCAGAGAGCCCCTCGTGTATGATCTTGCCTCACTGAAAGCAGCCCCTGAACCCCAACAGCCCATG gaGCTGTACCAGCCCAATGCAGAGAGCTTGCGCCAGCAAGAAGAGCTCAAGCGGCTCTAccagaggcagcaggagagagggggcaTCATTGACCTTGAGGCTGAGCGTAACCGGTACTTTATCAGCCTCCAGCAG CCTCCTGCCCCTTTGGAACCCGAGTCAGCTGTAGATGCCTCCAGAGGATCCCAGCCACCCAGTGCCCTTGCCACAGAACTGTCCACTTCGTCAGCTGCCCAACCACCCCAGTCAGCTCTGCCTGTGGCCTCCCAGTACACGTGCGAGAAGATTCCAGGGACTGGGCCAAATCAGCAAAGGTTGGGAGAGACCCAGAAAGCTGTCCTAGGTCACCCCCGGGCCAGTCGAGGCCCCTGGAGACAGCCCGAACGGAGGCACCTAAAGGGAGGGGAGTACAGCACCCCCAAAGGTACCAGTGACACTCAGGAAGTACCACCTCCTGAGAAGCCCCCCAAGGAGTCCATGGACCTAAAGCCAGAAGAACCCCATCACCAAGGGGTTGAAGGTCCCCCACCCCGCCGGACTGGGGACTGTGCTCGCTGGGGGCGCCCCAAAAGTCGGACACCAGGTTCTTCCTACCCCCGCCTGCGCCGGGGTCGGGGAGCCTACCCTCCTGGTACTCGAAGGGAACCCTTGAGCCTGGAATCCGAGGATGGTTCCTAG
- the LOC114495281 gene encoding mitochondrial chaperone BCS1 gives MPLSDFILALKDNPYFGAGFGLVGVGTALALARKGAQLGLVAFRRHYMITLEVPARDRSYAWLLSWLTRYSTRTQHLSVETSYLQHESGRISTKFEFIPSPGNHFIWYQGKWIRVERSREMQMIDLQTGTPWESVTFTALGTDRKVFFNILEEARELALQQEEGKTLMYTAMGSEWRPFGYPRRRRPLNSVVLEQGLAERIIRDVREFIDNPTWYADRGIPYRRGYLLYGPPGCGKSSFITALAGELEHSICLLSLTDSSLSDDRLNHLLSVAPQQSLVLLEDVDAAFLSRDLSVQDPVKYQGLGRLTFSGLLNALDGVASTEARIVFMTTNHVDRLDPALIRPGRVDLKEYVGYCSQWQLVQMFQRFYPGQAPSLAETFAECVLQATTQISPAQVQGHFMMYKNDPTGAIHNAESLRR, from the exons aTGCCCCTCTCAGACTTCATCCTGGCCCTGAAGGACAATCCCTACTTtggggctggatttggcctggtTGGTGTGggcacagccctggccctggcccggaAGGGTGCCCAGCTGGGCCTGGTGGCATTCCGGCGCCATTACATGATCACGCTGGAAGTCCCTGCTCGAGACAGGAGCTATGCCTGGTTGCTTAGCTGGCTCACCCGCTACAGTACCCGGACTCAGCACCTCAGTGTCGAGACCTCATACCTTCAGCATGAGAGTGGCCGCATCTCCACTAAGTTTGAATTTATTCCCAGCCCTGGAAACCACTTTATCTG GTATCAGGGGAAATGGATCCGAGTGGAACGAAGCCGAGAAATGCAGATGATAGACCTGCAGACGGGTACTCCTTGGGAATCTGTTACCTTCACAGCTCTGGGCACCGACCGCAAGGTTTTCTTCAACATCCTGGAGGAAG CTCGAGAGCTAGCCttgcagcaggaggaaggaaagaccCTGATGTACACAGCCATGGGCTCTGAATGGCGACCCTTTGGGTATCCACGCCGGCGGCGGCCACTGAATTCTGTGGttctagaacagggcctggccgAGCGAATTATCAGGGACGTCCGGGAATTCATTGATAACCCCACGTGGTACGCTGACAGAG GCATTCCCTACAGACGTGGCTACCTGCTTTATGGGCCCCCTGGTTGTGGAAAGAGCAGTTTTAT cacagccctggctggggagctggagCACAGCATCTGCCTGCTGAGCCTCACAGACTCCAGCCTCTCGGATGACCGGCTCAACCACCTGCTGAGTGTGGCCCCGCAGCAGAGCCTGGTGCTCCTGGAGGACGTGGACGCTGCCTTTCTCAGTCGAGACCTGTCTGTGCAGG ACCCAGTCAAGTACCAAGGTCTAGGTCGTCTCACGTTCAGTGGATTGCTCAACGCCTTGGATGGTGTGGCTTCCACTGAGGCCCGCATTGTGTTCATGACTACCAACCACGTTGACAG ATTGGACCCTGCCCTGATACGCCCAGGGCGAGTAGACCTGAAGGAGTACGTGGGCTACTGCTCACAATGGCAGCTGGTCCAGATGTTCCAGAGGTTCTATCCAGGGCAAGCACCTTCTTTGGCGGAGACCTTTGCAGAGTGTGTCCTTCAAGCTACAACACAGATCAGTCCTGCCCAGGTGCAGGGCCACTTTATGATGTATAAAAACGACCCTACAGGTGCAATCCACAACGCTGAgtccctgaggaggtga